GTTCTCCGTGCAAAGAAGCGCAAGGTTAaggtgcgccgcctgcaggaAATcaagcgcgccgcagcgcagcgcaacCCAGATGAGTTCAACATTGGCATGACGAAGGCGGTTATGGATGTGGCGAATGGCCGCATGAGGAAGCGCCGGGTCCGGCTGGTCGACTCTGACCGGAAGAAGGACATGCAAAAGACGATTGACCACAACCGGCGCAATGTGCAGTATCTCGAGTTCAAGGCCCAGGCCGACCAGCAGCGGGCGACCGAGCTGCTgaacgaggaggcggcggcagcgctgacgtCGACTGCCCCTCAGAACAAGCACATTGTCTTTGTAAACTCCGAAGAGGAGTTCCGAAGCTTCAACCCGCTCAAGCACTTTGACGCGACGCCGGAGATGATGCGGCAGCACccggcggtgcgcggccgCATCAGCGTCCTGGAGAAGACGGTGATGCCGGAGGAGATTCTCATGAGCGGCGGGCACCAGATGAAGTCCGCCGCACAGAAACGCAAGGAGCGgcgcgagctgcaggagaagatgcgccgcagcggtgccgacgcCACCCCCGAGACACGGGCCGCCTTTGTGGAGCGCCTGCGGGCCAAGAAAGAGCTCAAGCAGTACCAGTTCACAGATCTACTGGAAGAGGTaaagcgcgagagagaggcgacCGCCTCCTCATCCAAGGGCGCCACAGGCGATGACGGCGAGcatgaggaggcggcggcgcaggatgAGGTCACGCGGCTGCTTGAGTGGCGCCGTGAACAGGAGCGTCAGGCGGCGATagcgacggcgcggcacgTGCGCGAGGTCGGTCAGCGCCTACAGCGAAGCAAGAGTCTATCTGCTTTGGCGAAGAGCATCCGCAAGCAGTCGCAAGGCATCAAGCGACAAATGGAGCAGAGGCGGGAGAGCCGCTTCAAGCCCGgagcgacgcggcgcgcgcggtgAGAAAATCCCGCGTCCATGTATGTGAGCAGCGGCATgcaggcgaggaggagggcggacTTCTGGTGAAGCAGTCCCCACCGCTTGGCATTTCCTCCCTTAGTCGGAAGGCATACGAGGAactggcggcggtgtgcttattacatatatatatatatatgtaatAGGTACTCTCTGGCCCTGCATGCGCGTATTCTCGCGCGGACCATCGATTAATATACGTGATATATGTGACTGTATCGGCGTCCTTGAAGGAAATGCGCcggggggagaagagagggggaaaacATAAGCGAAAATAAACGAAGCGACTGGAGCTCTGTAGCACCGACAGAATCCAAGGAAGCAGAACGTGCCGGAGGGAAGGGCAATCCGCTCTACAGTGCGGCGCCACACGGCTGCAAGCCTCTCTTGCCACTTACTTTGCCGTGCACCCTTGatgagagagaagcaagCAAACAAGAACAATCAACACGCccacgagctgctgcactaGCGCGTGCGCTGGCCTTTTCCGTGACCGTCATAATCAAGATGGCGCGCTTTCAGCTGCACCTCTTCGCAGTCGTGTAACGTACGAAGCGGGCTGAAAAGGGATGTTGCAAACACCGCCTATGCTCACCAACAGtggcctccccctcccccctgtgTCTGTAGCCCATGATAGAGGCCCCTCCGGCATCcatctcctctctcgctctcctcttcaCGCGCTGCTGAAACCGGCCCCGGTCCTACAACGAGGGCGACGCAATAGAAACGCCAGAAGAAACAAGCCGGATCCTCTCAAGCACACGCAACTCTCTgatcgccaccgccaccaccaccacctctcttccctctcaccaccatcatcatcgttgttgttgccccCGATTTGAGgggggaaaaagaaaataaGCGAAAAGGCTCAGCCGTCGCatctgcacacgcgcgcgggTCCATCGGGTTGGGCTGCGGCACGACAGACAGCAGCGAGGTCTggcagaagaaaaaaaagataagACACCTCTctaagtgtgtgtgtttcaTCATTGTTCTCTGCTTTCTTCTTGcctttgcccccccccccttcccacaTCCCCTTCTCATTTCACGATTACTATCTTCGACGTGTGACAGCTTCCCTCGTCGTCAGCCGCCGCTCCCATTGCCTGATCCCGTTGCGGTCTCCCCCGcttcccacacacacacacaccctctgTTCAGTCTCCTCtgccttttgtttttctgtgCCTGACGCTCAGCCTGCCTTGGACTTTCGGTCAattcttttgttgtttggtGCCTTTCCCTTTTACTTGTTCACACGTACGCGTCCACGCACTCGCGCGTTGCAGTGCGGCCCTGCTcctcgtgtctctctctcgtgcccgtccgtgtgtgtgtatgggtgccGTTCGCCCGCCGAGCACACACAttcacgcacgcgcttcgcccttttctctcttgtgcgtgcgtctctcccactgggggaggggagtgggctTCAGCGTGCCGCCTGAGTACTCGTGTGCTTCAAAATTTCCCTATCAGACCGTTGCgcttgctgttgttgtcgttgACGTCTTTCTCTTGTGGGCAGTGGCCTGCTTTGCCGCAGTTCTCACGATTGTGCTCTGCTGTCTTCCGagcccacccctctcccgctgttgttgttcgtGCCTCTGTgcccttgtgtgtgcgctcgcgtatgtgtgtgtgtgtgtctgtgtgtcgctgcgcctcttctttttctcgcACCGCCTCGCTCACGGACAGGCCGTTGCCATCTTGCTACATCCTGAAATCTGAATACCGAAAACATGAACGGATCCATGTCTGCCCGCTCCCTCCGCGACAGCGCGCCGCTTAGCATTTCGTCGGCGCGTCGAGCCAGCCGGTGCCGAGGCTCTCTTTCAGCGCGCTCCTTGTCCGCATCGACCTCCACGCACGCCACACCGACCCGTGACCGCACCCCAGCCGCGCTGAGCGCTCGACGTCCCCGAAAtggctgcagcaccagcgcggcCGAGTACCCGACGCCAACGCAGCCGACACAGTCAAACGCCATGAAGGTGTACATCCGTGTGCGCCCCTTCAGCGAGCGTGAAATCGCGCAAAAGGTGGCGCCGCACAGCACCGTGCGCATCGACGCACAGAATCCCACGCAGCTCACAATCCTCGATCCAGCGCGCGGTTTTCGCCCGCTCACCACGCACCCGTTCACGCAATGTTTCTGGTCCGTCTTTGCGAAGAGCGAGGGGGATCTACTGAACAAGGTGGACACGTACTTGACGGGCGGCATGAACTCCGCTCGCCGCTCTCGGGCGCAGTCGCTGGTGACGGGGCAGCCGGTGGTGAATTCCGTCCGACGCGGCACCCGTGCAGGGCTCGACAGTGACGCAACATCTTCCCCCACTACAGCCtacgacggcgccggctcGGCGCCAGTGATGGTGGACGCCAATGTGAGCCACCCTCCGTACGCGGGGCAGGACCAAGTGTACACGCACGTCGGCAAGCCCATCGTGGGCAACACCCTCGACGGATACAACGGGTGCGTGTTCGCCTACGGGCAGACGGGTAGCGGCAAGACCTTCACGATGCTGGGCTACGCGCCGAGCACGAGCGACATTCGCGCTCGCAAAGGGTCCACCGCCTGCGGGGCCAGCAGCATGGAGAACAGCGCCCCTCTTGACGGCGCGGTGGAGCCGTTTGAGagcgatgacggcgacgacgtggTGGACAAGACGGGGCTAGATCCGAACGAGCTGCAAGGCATCATcccgcgcgcgtgcacggaCCTGTTCGACGGCCTCCGTGCGAAGCGCGCCAAGGACTCCGACTTCACGTACCGCGTGGAGGTGTCGTACTACGAGATCTACAACGAGAAGGTGTTCGATCTCATCCGGCCGCAGCGCAACACGGACCTGAGGATCCGTAACTCGCCCAGCTCCGGCCCGTTCATCGAAGGCTTGACGTGGAAGGTGGTGTCCAAGGAGGAAGACGTCGCCCGCGTGATTCGCAAGGGCATGCAGGAGCGCCACACGGCTGCGACCAAGTTCAacgaccgcagcagccgcagccacgcCATCCTCACCTTCAACATTGTGCAGCTGTCGATGGACGACTCCGACAACGCGTTCCAGATGCGCAGCAAGCTGAACCTGGTGGACCTCGCGGGGTCTGagcgcaccggcgcggccGGAGCCGAGGGCAATGAGTTCCACGACGGCGTGAAGATCAACCAGtcgctgacggtgctgggGCGCGTGATCGACCGTCTGGCGGACCTCTCGCAGAACAAGGGAGGGGGCCTCAGCATTCCGTACCGCGATTCGAACCTGACGTGGGTGCTGAGCGACTCGATCGGCGGCAACAGTCAGACCTCGATGATTGCCACCGTCTCGCCACACTCGATCAACTACGAGGAGATGCGACAGACGATCATGTACGCCTGccgcgcgcagcaggtgctgaaTAAGGCTCGCCGCAACGTCGACCCAACGATCatggagctgcgcgagctgcgcgcgcaggtgGTGGACCTGCAGTTGCGTCTAAAGGAGGCGGGTGGCAGCAACTACACGAGCGAGTACGTGCGCGGATTAGAGAAACGAGTAAAGGAGCTTGAGTGGCAGTGTGCTGATCAGGAGCGCATTGTCAGTCAGCTAcgcgcggagctggagaGTGCCGGCATTGCCGATCCCACGCTGATCCTGAAACCCTCCGCACGCggtggagcgggtgcggcaggGGCGAGTGGCGGGTGTGCTAGCGCCGGTGATGCTCAGGGCGGCGTGAGCGCCGCGACTTACCGCCGTACCAACGAGCAGCTGCAATCGGAGTTGACGTCGGCGAACAAGGAAatcgtgcagctgcagacgaAATTGCTGGAGTCTGAGAAGGCGAGGAGCGGCGGACGGGACGGAGACGCCGAGAGCACTATCGCGAAGCTCCAGGCCAAGTGTGATCTCTACCGCAACTCCTTTCGCGAGTGGGAGGCGCATCTGAACCAGTACCACACGTATCAGTGGCGTTGGTCCACTGACTACGTCTTTGGCACCTTCGAGGACAAGATGAACCTGCTGATGCGTCAGTGCCAGAATCTGATGATGGACCAGGACGCCTACGTGATGGACGCCCTGAGCCGTGGCGAGAGTGCGCAACTGCGCGAGACGGCCAAAATTCAGCGTGAACACCTTGCCGAGGTCTCGGCGCTGACAGCGCAGTACCGCGAGTCGATCGAGAAGCTGAAGAAGGAGTACGCGGCCAAAGACGAGGagcggcagaagcggcagAAGGAGGTGTCGAACAGCTCTGAGTTGCGCATGCAGGCCACCCGAGATGCCTTCGAGCAGGAGAAGCGCCGCTGGGTACAGGAGCGCGATAGCATGAAGCTTGGCTACGAAGAGAAGCTGGCGGCTCTGCGGACCGAGTACCAGGGGGACCTGAAGCGGCTGCGGGAATCGCTCGGGTCGACGGCGGGTGATCGCCAGCGTCAGGGTGGCGCCCTGCAGGAGCTTCAGGATCGGTACGAATCAGAAATGAAGAGCATCGCGCAGGACATGGAGCGggagcgcacgcgccgcgaggcggagctggaaaTGGTGAAGAAGCAGATGAACACGGAGCTGGCGCGCAAGGAGGAGCAGATCGCCGCGCGTGATGCGCAGGCGCGTAGaacggaagaggaggcggcgaagctgcgccgcgacaaCCTGAAGCTACAGACAGACATGCGTACCaaggagcggcagctgaaCACCGAGGTCAAGGACCTTCTTTTGAAGCAAGAGAACATGATCGCCGTCTTGACCACCATCGTAGGCGACTACGAGAAGAACCCCACGAACCTCAATAAGGACATCGAGGCCCTGCGCGCCTTTGTTAGCGACAAGGACTACACGGCCTTCCGCGCCAAGGCAAAGGAGAGTGCATTTCGTGACCCGGCCAGCCGACGGGCGTCGGCGGTGATGTGGAACCCCAGCTCCGTGGATGAACAACGCAGCCGCGAAGTGGAGGACATTCGTAACGCCATTGAGAGCATGCGCAAGACCCGCAGCAACCAGCAGGCGAacctgcagcaggtgcagcagcacgtgtACGAGCAGCTCTCGCGCAGTCGTGGTTTCCAGTccggcggcgaggtggacgagAGGCCGCATGACGGCAAGACCCCTGCTCGAAACGGCAATACGGCGGCGTAGTGGGAGAGGCGTCTGACTGATGTAGGCGAGTGCGGGTCGACACTCGTGACGCTGTGACACAAGAGCGGCTTTTGTGTTTCTGTATCCGTGTcccgtgtgtacgtgtatcTGCTTGGCCGTCTGCGgtctcttccttttcctgCAGTCCTTCGGCACTCCACCTTCCATGTCACTCCGAGGTGGTTTAGTACGGAGCGGAAGTCcaggggtggagaggagggggtggggggatcGCCGGCACGCCCACCTCACGGAACTGCTTCCGCTTTCTTTGCCTtctcgtctccctcctccgccgggTTCACCCTATCGAGGTGCCACTGCCTCTCGTGCCTTTGCTCTTCGTCGATTTTGGATGTTAGGTCACGGGTCCCGTCTTGCTGTCCGTGTCTCAGCTGACTCGTTTGTTTGCTCTCCCTATGGAATCTCGGTCTCACCCGAACCACCTTTACACAGGCGGCGGGCCCCCGTCAAGTGCTtcgctggtgcggcgccgctcctctctccgcaCTTTGTTCTACTGtcaccccaccaccaccaccaccaccgtgtCTCAGACGAGTCGTCGCTTTGTGTTTCGTCCCTCTCGGGGACGGCGCCAGTGTGCGAGAGGCtaagagacagagaggggagggttacgtgtgtgtgtatgagggaggggagagagagtctGTGCCCGTTTCGTACCCTTCGTTGGTTCCTCTTTTGGTCGACGTGTGCGTATATGGTGTCAtcgtccccaccccctcgcctcCTTCATCCCAACTCCttctacatatatatatatatatatatatatgtgcatGTATAGGTAGTGTTGTTGTTTGTGCCCCTCCTTGTTTCTCTCCACTTGTGCCCACAATGGTGGTGAAGCACcgctttctctgtgtgtatgtgtacgtacgtgtgtgtacgtgtgggtgtgtgtgtgtgtgtggtgtgtgtctTCTTTGGATCGCGCGTCCCCTCGCGTGTAGGCTGCCTTTGCAGCCCGCCCTcaggacagcagcagcgtgagaTATGCGCAATGCACGACAGCCCCCCTCTCGTTTCGTG
This genomic stretch from Leishmania mexicana MHOM/GT/2001/U1103 complete genome, chromosome 19 harbors:
- a CDS encoding putative U3 snoRNA-associated protein UTP11, with amino-acid sequence MTKGKGRNPGASGLDKHLKRKTHLERSQPKSRQHLGQLEKHKDHVLRAKKRKVKVRRLQEIKRAAAQRNPDEFNIGMTKAVMDVANGRMRKRRVRLVDSDRKKDMQKTIDHNRRNVQYLEFKAQADQQRATELLNEEAAAALTSTAPQNKHIVFVNSEEEFRSFNPLKHFDATPEMMRQHPAVRGRISVLEKTVMPEEILMSGGHQMKSAAQKRKERRELQEKMRRSGADATPETRAAFVERLRAKKELKQYQFTDLLEEVKREREATASSSKGATGDDGEHEEAAAQDEVTRLLEWRREQERQAAIATARHVREVGQRLQRSKSLSALAKSIRKQSQGIKRQMEQRRESRFKPGATRRAR
- a CDS encoding putative kinesin, which translates into the protein MNGSMSARSLRDSAPLSISSARRASRCRGSLSARSLSASTSTHATPTRDRTPAALSARRPRNGCSTSAAEYPTPTQPTQSNAMKVYIRVRPFSEREIAQKVAPHSTVRIDAQNPTQLTILDPARGFRPLTTHPFTQCFWSVFAKSEGDLLNKVDTYLTGGMNSARRSRAQSLVTGQPVVNSVRRGTRAGLDSDATSSPTTAYDGAGSAPVMVDANVSHPPYAGQDQVYTHVGKPIVGNTLDGYNGCVFAYGQTGSGKTFTMLGYAPSTSDIRARKGSTACGASSMENSAPLDGAVEPFESDDGDDVVDKTGLDPNELQGIIPRACTDLFDGLRAKRAKDSDFTYRVEVSYYEIYNEKVFDLIRPQRNTDLRIRNSPSSGPFIEGLTWKVVSKEEDVARVIRKGMQERHTAATKFNDRSSRSHAILTFNIVQLSMDDSDNAFQMRSKLNLVDLAGSERTGAAGAEGNEFHDGVKINQSLTVLGRVIDRLADLSQNKGGGLSIPYRDSNLTWVLSDSIGGNSQTSMIATVSPHSINYEEMRQTIMYACRAQQVLNKARRNVDPTIMELRELRAQVVDLQLRLKEAGGSNYTSEYVRGLEKRVKELEWQCADQERIVSQLRAELESAGIADPTLILKPSARGGAGAAGASGGCASAGDAQGGVSAATYRRTNEQLQSELTSANKEIVQLQTKLLESEKARSGGRDGDAESTIAKLQAKCDLYRNSFREWEAHLNQYHTYQWRWSTDYVFGTFEDKMNLLMRQCQNLMMDQDAYVMDALSRGESAQLRETAKIQREHLAEVSALTAQYRESIEKLKKEYAAKDEERQKRQKEVSNSSELRMQATRDAFEQEKRRWVQERDSMKLGYEEKLAALRTEYQGDLKRLRESLGSTAGDRQRQGGALQELQDRYESEMKSIAQDMERERTRREAELEMVKKQMNTELARKEEQIAARDAQARRTEEEAAKLRRDNLKLQTDMRTKERQLNTEVKDLLLKQENMIAVLTTIVGDYEKNPTNLNKDIEALRAFVSDKDYTAFRAKAKESAFRDPASRRASAVMWNPSSVDEQRSREVEDIRNAIESMRKTRSNQQANLQQVQQHVYEQLSRSRGFQSGGEVDERPHDGKTPARNGNTAA